In Passer domesticus isolate bPasDom1 chromosome 1, bPasDom1.hap1, whole genome shotgun sequence, one DNA window encodes the following:
- the WWP1 gene encoding NEDD4-like E3 ubiquitin-protein ligase WWP1 isoform X4, whose product MATASPRSDTSHNCNGRLQMQVTVSSAKLKRKKNWFGTTFYTELTADGEIKKTAKSSSSSNPKWDEQLTVHVTPQTTLEFRVWSHHTLKADALLGRATVDLRQALEAHNRKLEKVKEQLKLSLENKSGMVQTGELTVVLDGLVVEQESLTNLSSSATIEVQQNGEAVHESRDASARSSSRSACDISNGIDNQVPSSSVIQNTSCVEAVNGDSTPSPNHVAARPKNTPVPKPLEAQPVNSTVNGESSASAPEAGSSSVSEAPTGSVEAPVSSADCTNDTAEPQSAAEAAGCSESHTSALPVVSAGLEPAAATECAQPNARSSTAADAAKPRESSSTPSASAEPVRQQPGTASTEPLPPGWEQRKDPHGRTYYVDHNTRTTTWERPQPLPPGWERRVDDRGRVYYVDHNTRTTTWQRPTMESVRNFEQWQSQRNQLQGAMQQFNQRYLYSASMLSAENDPLGPLPPGWERRVDSNDRVYFVNHNTKTTQWEDPRTQGLQNEDPLPEGWEIRYTREGVRYFVDHNTRTTTFNDPRTGKSSVNKGPQIAYERSFRWKLAHFRYLCQSNALPSHVKINVSRQTLFEDSFQQIMALKPYDLRRRLYVIFRGEEGLDYGGLAREWFFLLSHEVLNPMYCLFEYAGKSNYCLQINPASTINPDHLSYFCFIGRFIAMALFHGKFIDTGFSLPFYKRMLSKKLTIKDLESIDTEFYNSLIWIRDNNIEECNLEMYFCVDMELLGKVTSHELKSGGSNILVTEENKEEYIGLMAEWRFSRGVREQTKAFLDGFNEVVPLQWLHYFDEKELEVMLCGMQEVDLADWQRNTVYRHYTRNSKQIIWFWQRRKGGLLVFREDTLGT is encoded by the exons ATGGCCACAGCCTCACCAAGATCTGATACAAGTCACAACTGTAATGGAAGATTACAGATGCAAGTAACAG TTTCTAGTGCCAAACTGAAACGGAAAAAGAATTGGTTTGGAACAACTTTCTACACGGAATTAACTGCAGATggagaaattaagaaaacagcaaaatcaAGTAGTTCTTCAAATCCCAAATGGGATGAGCAGCTGACAGT GCATGTGACTCCACAGACTACGCTGGAATTTAGAGTGTGGAGCCACCACACTTTAAAAGCAGATGCTTTATTAGGAAGAGCCACTGTAGACTTGAGACAAGCTTTGGAAGCACACAATAGAAAAT TGGAGAAGGTGAAAGAACAACTGAAACTCTCTTTGGAAAACAAGAGTGGCATGGTGCAAACAGGTGAACTGACTGTTGTGCTAGATGGTTTGGTTGTTGAACAAGAATCTCTTACAAATCTCAGTTCATCAGCAACCA TAGAAGTTCAGCAAAATGGCGAGGCTGTACATGAAAGCAGAGATGCTTCAGCAAGAAGTTCATCCAG ATCTGCTTGTGACATTTCTAATGGGATAGACAATCAAGTACCTTCCAGCTCTGTAATACAGAATACGTCCTGTGTAGAAGCTGTTAATGGAGACAGCACACCATCTCCTAATCATGTTGCAGCCAGACCCAAAAATACTCCAGTACCAAAACCACTCGAAGCTCAGCCTGTCAACAGCACTG TTAATGGTGAGTCATCTGCCTCTGCACCTGAAGCTGGCAGTTCCTCTGTCTCTGAGGCTCCGACGGGTTCAGTCGAAGCTCCTGTGTCTTCAGCAGATTGCACTAATGATACAGCAGAACCTCagtcagcagcagaagcagctggtTGTTCTGAAAGCCACACTTCTGCATTACCTGTTGTGTCTGCTGGACTAGAACCTGCAGCTGCAACAGAGTGTGCTCAGCCTAATGCTcgaagcagcacagcagcagatgcGGCAAAGCCGAGGGAATCCTCCTCCACACCAAGTGCGTCTGCAGAACCCGTAAGACAGCAGCCTGGTACTGCCAGTACAGAACCTTTGCCACCTGG GTGGGAGCAAAGAAAGGATCCTCATGGTAGAACCTATTATGTTGATCACAATACACGAACTACAACATGGGAAAGACCACAGCCCTTACCTCCTGG CTGGGAAAGGAGAGTTGACGATCGTGGGAGAGTTTACTATGTGGACCACAACACCAGAACGACAACGTGGCAGCGACCAACGATGGAGTCAGTGAGGAACTTTGAGCAATGGCAATCGCAACGGAATCAACTGCAGGGAGCTATGCAACAGTTCAACCAACGATACCTCTATTCG GCTTCGATGTTGTCAGCAGAAAATGATCCTCTTGGGCCGTTACCACCAGGCTGGG aaaGAAGAGTGGATTCAAATGATAGGGTGTATTTTGTAAATCATAACACAAAGACAACACAGTGGGAGGACCCTCGAACTCAAGG TTTACAAAATGAGGACCCTCTTCCAGAGGGCTGGGAAATCAGATATACCAGGGAAGGTGTCAGATACTTTGTTGATCACAATACGAGAACCACCACCTTCAATGATCCTCGTACTGGGAAATCTTCTGT AAATAAAGGGCCACAGATTGCTTATGAGCGTAGCTTTAGGTGGAAACTTGCTCATTTCCGTTACTTGTGTCAG TCCAATGCACTGCCAAGTCACGTGAAAATCAATGTATCCAGACAGACTTTGTTTGAGGATTCCTTCCAGCAA aTTATGGCACTAAAACCCTATGATTTGAGGAGAAGATTATATGTTATATTTAGAGGAGAAGAAGGATTGGATTATGGTGGCTTGGCAag agaaTGGTTTTTCTTGCTTTCCCATGAAGTACTGAACCCTATGTACTGCCTATTTGAATATGCTGGCAAGAGCAACTATTGCCTGCAGATAAATCCAGCATCAACAATCAATCCTGACCATCTTTCATATTTCTGTTTCATTGGGCGCTTTATTGCCATG GCATTGTTTCATGGGAAATTTATTGACACTGgtttttctctgcctttctaCAAACGAATGCTGAGCAAAAAGCTTACTATTAAAGACCTGGAATCTATTGATACTGAATTTTACAACTCCCTAATTTGGATAAG GGATAATAACATTGAGGAGTGTAACTTGGAAATGTACTTCTGTGTGGATATGGAGCTCTTAGGAAAAGTAACCTCACATGAACTGAAATCAGGAGGTTCAAATATCTTGGTAACTGAGGAGAACAAAGAAGAATATATTGG GCTAATGGCAGAGTGGCGATTTTCTCGGGGAGTTAGAGAACAAACCAAAGCTTTTCTTGATGGTTTTAATGAAGTAGTTCCTCTACAATGGCTGCATTATTTTGATGAAAAGGAACTAGAG GTTATGCTCTGTGGTATGCAAGAAGTAGATTTAGCAGACTGGCAGAGGAACACTGTTTATCGTCATTACACGAGGAATAGCAAGCAAATCATATGGTTCTGGCAG agaaggaaaggaggattaCTGGTCTTTAGGGAGGATACTTTAGG tacctga
- the WWP1 gene encoding NEDD4-like E3 ubiquitin-protein ligase WWP1 isoform X3 — protein MATASPRSDTSHNCNGRLQMQVTVSSAKLKRKKNWFGTTFYTELTADGEIKKTAKSSSSSNPKWDEQLTVHVTPQTTLEFRVWSHHTLKADALLGRATVDLRQALEAHNRKLEKVKEQLKLSLENKSGMVQTEVQQNGEAVHESRDASARSSSRSACDISNGIDNQVPSSSVIQNTSCVEAVNGDSTPSPNHVAARPKNTPVPKPLEAQPVNSTVNGESSASAPEAGSSSVSEAPTGSVEAPVSSADCTNDTAEPQSAAEAAGCSESHTSALPVVSAGLEPAAATECAQPNARSSTAADAAKPRESSSTPSASAEPVRQQPGTASTEPLPPGWEQRKDPHGRTYYVDHNTRTTTWERPQPLPPGWERRVDDRGRVYYVDHNTRTTTWQRPTMESVRNFEQWQSQRNQLQGAMQQFNQRYLYSASMLSAENDPLGPLPPGWERRVDSNDRVYFVNHNTKTTQWEDPRTQGLQNEDPLPEGWEIRYTREGVRYFVDHNTRTTTFNDPRTGKSSVNKGPQIAYERSFRWKLAHFRYLCQSNALPSHVKINVSRQTLFEDSFQQIMALKPYDLRRRLYVIFRGEEGLDYGGLAREWFFLLSHEVLNPMYCLFEYAGKSNYCLQINPASTINPDHLSYFCFIGRFIAMALFHGKFIDTGFSLPFYKRMLSKKLTIKDLESIDTEFYNSLIWIRDNNIEECNLEMYFCVDMELLGKVTSHELKSGGSNILVTEENKEEYIGLMAEWRFSRGVREQTKAFLDGFNEVVPLQWLHYFDEKELEVMLCGMQEVDLADWQRNTVYRHYTRNSKQIIWFWQFVKETDNEVRMRLLQFVTGTCRLPLGGFAELMGSNGPQKFCIEKVGKETWLPRSHTCFNRLDLPPYKSYEQLKEKLLFAIEETEGFGQE, from the exons ATGGCCACAGCCTCACCAAGATCTGATACAAGTCACAACTGTAATGGAAGATTACAGATGCAAGTAACAG TTTCTAGTGCCAAACTGAAACGGAAAAAGAATTGGTTTGGAACAACTTTCTACACGGAATTAACTGCAGATggagaaattaagaaaacagcaaaatcaAGTAGTTCTTCAAATCCCAAATGGGATGAGCAGCTGACAGT GCATGTGACTCCACAGACTACGCTGGAATTTAGAGTGTGGAGCCACCACACTTTAAAAGCAGATGCTTTATTAGGAAGAGCCACTGTAGACTTGAGACAAGCTTTGGAAGCACACAATAGAAAAT TGGAGAAGGTGAAAGAACAACTGAAACTCTCTTTGGAAAACAAGAGTGGCATGGTGCAAACAG AAGTTCAGCAAAATGGCGAGGCTGTACATGAAAGCAGAGATGCTTCAGCAAGAAGTTCATCCAG ATCTGCTTGTGACATTTCTAATGGGATAGACAATCAAGTACCTTCCAGCTCTGTAATACAGAATACGTCCTGTGTAGAAGCTGTTAATGGAGACAGCACACCATCTCCTAATCATGTTGCAGCCAGACCCAAAAATACTCCAGTACCAAAACCACTCGAAGCTCAGCCTGTCAACAGCACTG TTAATGGTGAGTCATCTGCCTCTGCACCTGAAGCTGGCAGTTCCTCTGTCTCTGAGGCTCCGACGGGTTCAGTCGAAGCTCCTGTGTCTTCAGCAGATTGCACTAATGATACAGCAGAACCTCagtcagcagcagaagcagctggtTGTTCTGAAAGCCACACTTCTGCATTACCTGTTGTGTCTGCTGGACTAGAACCTGCAGCTGCAACAGAGTGTGCTCAGCCTAATGCTcgaagcagcacagcagcagatgcGGCAAAGCCGAGGGAATCCTCCTCCACACCAAGTGCGTCTGCAGAACCCGTAAGACAGCAGCCTGGTACTGCCAGTACAGAACCTTTGCCACCTGG GTGGGAGCAAAGAAAGGATCCTCATGGTAGAACCTATTATGTTGATCACAATACACGAACTACAACATGGGAAAGACCACAGCCCTTACCTCCTGG CTGGGAAAGGAGAGTTGACGATCGTGGGAGAGTTTACTATGTGGACCACAACACCAGAACGACAACGTGGCAGCGACCAACGATGGAGTCAGTGAGGAACTTTGAGCAATGGCAATCGCAACGGAATCAACTGCAGGGAGCTATGCAACAGTTCAACCAACGATACCTCTATTCG GCTTCGATGTTGTCAGCAGAAAATGATCCTCTTGGGCCGTTACCACCAGGCTGGG aaaGAAGAGTGGATTCAAATGATAGGGTGTATTTTGTAAATCATAACACAAAGACAACACAGTGGGAGGACCCTCGAACTCAAGG TTTACAAAATGAGGACCCTCTTCCAGAGGGCTGGGAAATCAGATATACCAGGGAAGGTGTCAGATACTTTGTTGATCACAATACGAGAACCACCACCTTCAATGATCCTCGTACTGGGAAATCTTCTGT AAATAAAGGGCCACAGATTGCTTATGAGCGTAGCTTTAGGTGGAAACTTGCTCATTTCCGTTACTTGTGTCAG TCCAATGCACTGCCAAGTCACGTGAAAATCAATGTATCCAGACAGACTTTGTTTGAGGATTCCTTCCAGCAA aTTATGGCACTAAAACCCTATGATTTGAGGAGAAGATTATATGTTATATTTAGAGGAGAAGAAGGATTGGATTATGGTGGCTTGGCAag agaaTGGTTTTTCTTGCTTTCCCATGAAGTACTGAACCCTATGTACTGCCTATTTGAATATGCTGGCAAGAGCAACTATTGCCTGCAGATAAATCCAGCATCAACAATCAATCCTGACCATCTTTCATATTTCTGTTTCATTGGGCGCTTTATTGCCATG GCATTGTTTCATGGGAAATTTATTGACACTGgtttttctctgcctttctaCAAACGAATGCTGAGCAAAAAGCTTACTATTAAAGACCTGGAATCTATTGATACTGAATTTTACAACTCCCTAATTTGGATAAG GGATAATAACATTGAGGAGTGTAACTTGGAAATGTACTTCTGTGTGGATATGGAGCTCTTAGGAAAAGTAACCTCACATGAACTGAAATCAGGAGGTTCAAATATCTTGGTAACTGAGGAGAACAAAGAAGAATATATTGG GCTAATGGCAGAGTGGCGATTTTCTCGGGGAGTTAGAGAACAAACCAAAGCTTTTCTTGATGGTTTTAATGAAGTAGTTCCTCTACAATGGCTGCATTATTTTGATGAAAAGGAACTAGAG GTTATGCTCTGTGGTATGCAAGAAGTAGATTTAGCAGACTGGCAGAGGAACACTGTTTATCGTCATTACACGAGGAATAGCAAGCAAATCATATGGTTCTGGCAG TTTGTAAAAGAAACAGACAACGAGGTTCGCATGCGACTTCTGCAGTTTGTCACTGGCACTTGCAGATTACCACTGGGTGGATTTGCTGAACTTATGG GAAGTAATGGTCCTCAGAAATTCTGCATTGAAAAAGTTGGTAAGGAAACCTGGTTACCAAGAAGTCACACTTG TTTTAATCGTTTGGATTTGCCACCGTACAAAAGCTATGAACAACTAAAAGAGAAGTTGCTCTTTGCCATTGAAGAAACGGAGGGATTTGGACAAGAGTAG
- the WWP1 gene encoding NEDD4-like E3 ubiquitin-protein ligase WWP1 isoform X1, which translates to MATASPRSDTSHNCNGRLQMQVTVSSAKLKRKKNWFGTTFYTELTADGEIKKTAKSSSSSNPKWDEQLTVHVTPQTTLEFRVWSHHTLKADALLGRATVDLRQALEAHNRKLEKVKEQLKLSLENKSGMVQTGELTVVLDGLVVEQESLTNLSSSATIEVQQNGEAVHESRDASARSSSRSACDISNGIDNQVPSSSVIQNTSCVEAVNGDSTPSPNHVAARPKNTPVPKPLEAQPVNSTVNGESSASAPEAGSSSVSEAPTGSVEAPVSSADCTNDTAEPQSAAEAAGCSESHTSALPVVSAGLEPAAATECAQPNARSSTAADAAKPRESSSTPSASAEPVRQQPGTASTEPLPPGWEQRKDPHGRTYYVDHNTRTTTWERPQPLPPGWERRVDDRGRVYYVDHNTRTTTWQRPTMESVRNFEQWQSQRNQLQGAMQQFNQRYLYSASMLSAENDPLGPLPPGWERRVDSNDRVYFVNHNTKTTQWEDPRTQGLQNEDPLPEGWEIRYTREGVRYFVDHNTRTTTFNDPRTGKSSVNKGPQIAYERSFRWKLAHFRYLCQSNALPSHVKINVSRQTLFEDSFQQIMALKPYDLRRRLYVIFRGEEGLDYGGLAREWFFLLSHEVLNPMYCLFEYAGKSNYCLQINPASTINPDHLSYFCFIGRFIAMALFHGKFIDTGFSLPFYKRMLSKKLTIKDLESIDTEFYNSLIWIRDNNIEECNLEMYFCVDMELLGKVTSHELKSGGSNILVTEENKEEYIGLMAEWRFSRGVREQTKAFLDGFNEVVPLQWLHYFDEKELEVMLCGMQEVDLADWQRNTVYRHYTRNSKQIIWFWQFVKETDNEVRMRLLQFVTGTCRLPLGGFAELMGSNGPQKFCIEKVGKETWLPRSHTCFNRLDLPPYKSYEQLKEKLLFAIEETEGFGQE; encoded by the exons ATGGCCACAGCCTCACCAAGATCTGATACAAGTCACAACTGTAATGGAAGATTACAGATGCAAGTAACAG TTTCTAGTGCCAAACTGAAACGGAAAAAGAATTGGTTTGGAACAACTTTCTACACGGAATTAACTGCAGATggagaaattaagaaaacagcaaaatcaAGTAGTTCTTCAAATCCCAAATGGGATGAGCAGCTGACAGT GCATGTGACTCCACAGACTACGCTGGAATTTAGAGTGTGGAGCCACCACACTTTAAAAGCAGATGCTTTATTAGGAAGAGCCACTGTAGACTTGAGACAAGCTTTGGAAGCACACAATAGAAAAT TGGAGAAGGTGAAAGAACAACTGAAACTCTCTTTGGAAAACAAGAGTGGCATGGTGCAAACAGGTGAACTGACTGTTGTGCTAGATGGTTTGGTTGTTGAACAAGAATCTCTTACAAATCTCAGTTCATCAGCAACCA TAGAAGTTCAGCAAAATGGCGAGGCTGTACATGAAAGCAGAGATGCTTCAGCAAGAAGTTCATCCAG ATCTGCTTGTGACATTTCTAATGGGATAGACAATCAAGTACCTTCCAGCTCTGTAATACAGAATACGTCCTGTGTAGAAGCTGTTAATGGAGACAGCACACCATCTCCTAATCATGTTGCAGCCAGACCCAAAAATACTCCAGTACCAAAACCACTCGAAGCTCAGCCTGTCAACAGCACTG TTAATGGTGAGTCATCTGCCTCTGCACCTGAAGCTGGCAGTTCCTCTGTCTCTGAGGCTCCGACGGGTTCAGTCGAAGCTCCTGTGTCTTCAGCAGATTGCACTAATGATACAGCAGAACCTCagtcagcagcagaagcagctggtTGTTCTGAAAGCCACACTTCTGCATTACCTGTTGTGTCTGCTGGACTAGAACCTGCAGCTGCAACAGAGTGTGCTCAGCCTAATGCTcgaagcagcacagcagcagatgcGGCAAAGCCGAGGGAATCCTCCTCCACACCAAGTGCGTCTGCAGAACCCGTAAGACAGCAGCCTGGTACTGCCAGTACAGAACCTTTGCCACCTGG GTGGGAGCAAAGAAAGGATCCTCATGGTAGAACCTATTATGTTGATCACAATACACGAACTACAACATGGGAAAGACCACAGCCCTTACCTCCTGG CTGGGAAAGGAGAGTTGACGATCGTGGGAGAGTTTACTATGTGGACCACAACACCAGAACGACAACGTGGCAGCGACCAACGATGGAGTCAGTGAGGAACTTTGAGCAATGGCAATCGCAACGGAATCAACTGCAGGGAGCTATGCAACAGTTCAACCAACGATACCTCTATTCG GCTTCGATGTTGTCAGCAGAAAATGATCCTCTTGGGCCGTTACCACCAGGCTGGG aaaGAAGAGTGGATTCAAATGATAGGGTGTATTTTGTAAATCATAACACAAAGACAACACAGTGGGAGGACCCTCGAACTCAAGG TTTACAAAATGAGGACCCTCTTCCAGAGGGCTGGGAAATCAGATATACCAGGGAAGGTGTCAGATACTTTGTTGATCACAATACGAGAACCACCACCTTCAATGATCCTCGTACTGGGAAATCTTCTGT AAATAAAGGGCCACAGATTGCTTATGAGCGTAGCTTTAGGTGGAAACTTGCTCATTTCCGTTACTTGTGTCAG TCCAATGCACTGCCAAGTCACGTGAAAATCAATGTATCCAGACAGACTTTGTTTGAGGATTCCTTCCAGCAA aTTATGGCACTAAAACCCTATGATTTGAGGAGAAGATTATATGTTATATTTAGAGGAGAAGAAGGATTGGATTATGGTGGCTTGGCAag agaaTGGTTTTTCTTGCTTTCCCATGAAGTACTGAACCCTATGTACTGCCTATTTGAATATGCTGGCAAGAGCAACTATTGCCTGCAGATAAATCCAGCATCAACAATCAATCCTGACCATCTTTCATATTTCTGTTTCATTGGGCGCTTTATTGCCATG GCATTGTTTCATGGGAAATTTATTGACACTGgtttttctctgcctttctaCAAACGAATGCTGAGCAAAAAGCTTACTATTAAAGACCTGGAATCTATTGATACTGAATTTTACAACTCCCTAATTTGGATAAG GGATAATAACATTGAGGAGTGTAACTTGGAAATGTACTTCTGTGTGGATATGGAGCTCTTAGGAAAAGTAACCTCACATGAACTGAAATCAGGAGGTTCAAATATCTTGGTAACTGAGGAGAACAAAGAAGAATATATTGG GCTAATGGCAGAGTGGCGATTTTCTCGGGGAGTTAGAGAACAAACCAAAGCTTTTCTTGATGGTTTTAATGAAGTAGTTCCTCTACAATGGCTGCATTATTTTGATGAAAAGGAACTAGAG GTTATGCTCTGTGGTATGCAAGAAGTAGATTTAGCAGACTGGCAGAGGAACACTGTTTATCGTCATTACACGAGGAATAGCAAGCAAATCATATGGTTCTGGCAG TTTGTAAAAGAAACAGACAACGAGGTTCGCATGCGACTTCTGCAGTTTGTCACTGGCACTTGCAGATTACCACTGGGTGGATTTGCTGAACTTATGG GAAGTAATGGTCCTCAGAAATTCTGCATTGAAAAAGTTGGTAAGGAAACCTGGTTACCAAGAAGTCACACTTG TTTTAATCGTTTGGATTTGCCACCGTACAAAAGCTATGAACAACTAAAAGAGAAGTTGCTCTTTGCCATTGAAGAAACGGAGGGATTTGGACAAGAGTAG
- the WWP1 gene encoding NEDD4-like E3 ubiquitin-protein ligase WWP1 isoform X2 yields MATASPRSDTSHNCNGRLQMQVTVSSAKLKRKKNWFGTTFYTELTADGEIKKTAKSSSSSNPKWDEQLTVHVTPQTTLEFRVWSHHTLKADALLGRATVDLRQALEAHNRKLEKVKEQLKLSLENKSGMVQTGELTVVLDGLVVEQESLTNLSSSATKVQQNGEAVHESRDASARSSSRSACDISNGIDNQVPSSSVIQNTSCVEAVNGDSTPSPNHVAARPKNTPVPKPLEAQPVNSTVNGESSASAPEAGSSSVSEAPTGSVEAPVSSADCTNDTAEPQSAAEAAGCSESHTSALPVVSAGLEPAAATECAQPNARSSTAADAAKPRESSSTPSASAEPVRQQPGTASTEPLPPGWEQRKDPHGRTYYVDHNTRTTTWERPQPLPPGWERRVDDRGRVYYVDHNTRTTTWQRPTMESVRNFEQWQSQRNQLQGAMQQFNQRYLYSASMLSAENDPLGPLPPGWERRVDSNDRVYFVNHNTKTTQWEDPRTQGLQNEDPLPEGWEIRYTREGVRYFVDHNTRTTTFNDPRTGKSSVNKGPQIAYERSFRWKLAHFRYLCQSNALPSHVKINVSRQTLFEDSFQQIMALKPYDLRRRLYVIFRGEEGLDYGGLAREWFFLLSHEVLNPMYCLFEYAGKSNYCLQINPASTINPDHLSYFCFIGRFIAMALFHGKFIDTGFSLPFYKRMLSKKLTIKDLESIDTEFYNSLIWIRDNNIEECNLEMYFCVDMELLGKVTSHELKSGGSNILVTEENKEEYIGLMAEWRFSRGVREQTKAFLDGFNEVVPLQWLHYFDEKELEVMLCGMQEVDLADWQRNTVYRHYTRNSKQIIWFWQFVKETDNEVRMRLLQFVTGTCRLPLGGFAELMGSNGPQKFCIEKVGKETWLPRSHTCFNRLDLPPYKSYEQLKEKLLFAIEETEGFGQE; encoded by the exons ATGGCCACAGCCTCACCAAGATCTGATACAAGTCACAACTGTAATGGAAGATTACAGATGCAAGTAACAG TTTCTAGTGCCAAACTGAAACGGAAAAAGAATTGGTTTGGAACAACTTTCTACACGGAATTAACTGCAGATggagaaattaagaaaacagcaaaatcaAGTAGTTCTTCAAATCCCAAATGGGATGAGCAGCTGACAGT GCATGTGACTCCACAGACTACGCTGGAATTTAGAGTGTGGAGCCACCACACTTTAAAAGCAGATGCTTTATTAGGAAGAGCCACTGTAGACTTGAGACAAGCTTTGGAAGCACACAATAGAAAAT TGGAGAAGGTGAAAGAACAACTGAAACTCTCTTTGGAAAACAAGAGTGGCATGGTGCAAACAGGTGAACTGACTGTTGTGCTAGATGGTTTGGTTGTTGAACAAGAATCTCTTACAAATCTCAGTTCATCAGCAACCA AAGTTCAGCAAAATGGCGAGGCTGTACATGAAAGCAGAGATGCTTCAGCAAGAAGTTCATCCAG ATCTGCTTGTGACATTTCTAATGGGATAGACAATCAAGTACCTTCCAGCTCTGTAATACAGAATACGTCCTGTGTAGAAGCTGTTAATGGAGACAGCACACCATCTCCTAATCATGTTGCAGCCAGACCCAAAAATACTCCAGTACCAAAACCACTCGAAGCTCAGCCTGTCAACAGCACTG TTAATGGTGAGTCATCTGCCTCTGCACCTGAAGCTGGCAGTTCCTCTGTCTCTGAGGCTCCGACGGGTTCAGTCGAAGCTCCTGTGTCTTCAGCAGATTGCACTAATGATACAGCAGAACCTCagtcagcagcagaagcagctggtTGTTCTGAAAGCCACACTTCTGCATTACCTGTTGTGTCTGCTGGACTAGAACCTGCAGCTGCAACAGAGTGTGCTCAGCCTAATGCTcgaagcagcacagcagcagatgcGGCAAAGCCGAGGGAATCCTCCTCCACACCAAGTGCGTCTGCAGAACCCGTAAGACAGCAGCCTGGTACTGCCAGTACAGAACCTTTGCCACCTGG GTGGGAGCAAAGAAAGGATCCTCATGGTAGAACCTATTATGTTGATCACAATACACGAACTACAACATGGGAAAGACCACAGCCCTTACCTCCTGG CTGGGAAAGGAGAGTTGACGATCGTGGGAGAGTTTACTATGTGGACCACAACACCAGAACGACAACGTGGCAGCGACCAACGATGGAGTCAGTGAGGAACTTTGAGCAATGGCAATCGCAACGGAATCAACTGCAGGGAGCTATGCAACAGTTCAACCAACGATACCTCTATTCG GCTTCGATGTTGTCAGCAGAAAATGATCCTCTTGGGCCGTTACCACCAGGCTGGG aaaGAAGAGTGGATTCAAATGATAGGGTGTATTTTGTAAATCATAACACAAAGACAACACAGTGGGAGGACCCTCGAACTCAAGG TTTACAAAATGAGGACCCTCTTCCAGAGGGCTGGGAAATCAGATATACCAGGGAAGGTGTCAGATACTTTGTTGATCACAATACGAGAACCACCACCTTCAATGATCCTCGTACTGGGAAATCTTCTGT AAATAAAGGGCCACAGATTGCTTATGAGCGTAGCTTTAGGTGGAAACTTGCTCATTTCCGTTACTTGTGTCAG TCCAATGCACTGCCAAGTCACGTGAAAATCAATGTATCCAGACAGACTTTGTTTGAGGATTCCTTCCAGCAA aTTATGGCACTAAAACCCTATGATTTGAGGAGAAGATTATATGTTATATTTAGAGGAGAAGAAGGATTGGATTATGGTGGCTTGGCAag agaaTGGTTTTTCTTGCTTTCCCATGAAGTACTGAACCCTATGTACTGCCTATTTGAATATGCTGGCAAGAGCAACTATTGCCTGCAGATAAATCCAGCATCAACAATCAATCCTGACCATCTTTCATATTTCTGTTTCATTGGGCGCTTTATTGCCATG GCATTGTTTCATGGGAAATTTATTGACACTGgtttttctctgcctttctaCAAACGAATGCTGAGCAAAAAGCTTACTATTAAAGACCTGGAATCTATTGATACTGAATTTTACAACTCCCTAATTTGGATAAG GGATAATAACATTGAGGAGTGTAACTTGGAAATGTACTTCTGTGTGGATATGGAGCTCTTAGGAAAAGTAACCTCACATGAACTGAAATCAGGAGGTTCAAATATCTTGGTAACTGAGGAGAACAAAGAAGAATATATTGG GCTAATGGCAGAGTGGCGATTTTCTCGGGGAGTTAGAGAACAAACCAAAGCTTTTCTTGATGGTTTTAATGAAGTAGTTCCTCTACAATGGCTGCATTATTTTGATGAAAAGGAACTAGAG GTTATGCTCTGTGGTATGCAAGAAGTAGATTTAGCAGACTGGCAGAGGAACACTGTTTATCGTCATTACACGAGGAATAGCAAGCAAATCATATGGTTCTGGCAG TTTGTAAAAGAAACAGACAACGAGGTTCGCATGCGACTTCTGCAGTTTGTCACTGGCACTTGCAGATTACCACTGGGTGGATTTGCTGAACTTATGG GAAGTAATGGTCCTCAGAAATTCTGCATTGAAAAAGTTGGTAAGGAAACCTGGTTACCAAGAAGTCACACTTG TTTTAATCGTTTGGATTTGCCACCGTACAAAAGCTATGAACAACTAAAAGAGAAGTTGCTCTTTGCCATTGAAGAAACGGAGGGATTTGGACAAGAGTAG